A window of Hordeum vulgare subsp. vulgare chromosome 5H, MorexV3_pseudomolecules_assembly, whole genome shotgun sequence genomic DNA:
CTACCACCGCTAccctccttttaaaaaaaacagaggatagataggtcattatgcaatgtaaaacctggattacagtttatataatctggcctccaaacatgttcatctagattatttttataaaccagattatataatttatcttcataatccagattatcataatctattatggtttcaAATAGAACCTTAAGGGCAACATGTCAAAGATCTATTTAATCCCCCAGATTCAAACATATGTCAGCATTGGACCCAACAGGCAACAGGAGTAGTTTCAAATTATACTAGTGCATCAAACAAGGATCTATATAATCCGGTCTACTGAATCCTATAGATTCGAATGTAGAAAATGTCAGCATTGACAACAAAAAAAGAACCTATAGTTTTATAGCGCATCAAACAAGAAAATCAAAAAATACGAACAAATTTCTCTGTCTTCGGAGAGGTGAGGATGATTGCGGGTTGAAAATATTCGACGCTGCAAAGCCACATGTCACAACCTCTTTGATTCGCATGAATTCGGAAAATGAAGGATAGCAACAGTATGCTCTCTTGATCTGCATAGATTCGAAACCACAGAAATCACAAGAAAAGCACGTTTGGTACACcactaaaaacaacaacaataacaacaacaagaacgagaaCAGAAAACCTAATGAGGCATATGAACTTCTCCGAAGAGGTTAGCGGTTCGGCGagcatttttttcttttaaaaccgACGGCGTGCATAGCggaccacaggaaaaagaatgGCAAAGATCTCAGACCCTACGAATCAAATAAGAAAACCCTTTTGAACCAATGGGAATTGCCTCTCCCTCTGGGTGGTGAGCATAGTTTAGCTCCTTTGGAATTTCCCCTGGCATGTCCAGGCTCTGGTTTTGGTTTCTGCACCGGAGCCTTCTCCTCCCGGCATACAAAAATGGCCAGTTGCTGGCCGCGGCGTCCAATCGCACCGCGGCGAAGGGATGTTAAAGTCGTGCGCGCATGGAACCAACCCCGTGATCCCATACCGCGTCGGTAGCTCTGTACCAGACCGCACCGTCCTTCCCTCGCGCGCCACGGCCGGGAGCAGCCGAGGCTAGCGTCATGCCCAGCGACGGCGCCCTCTCGCCGGCGCCGACCGGCAGGAACAACGGCGGCAAGATGCAGAAGCTGCTCAAGTCGGCCTTCAAGCGCGGCGACTCCCCGGCCCAGGCGGCTGGGGAGGAGCCGGAGCTCAGCCCGTCCGCGTCCAGGGGGTCTGGCTCGGGCAGCGGGCGGACATCGTCGGGGAGGCGTGTCGGCCGAGGCGACGACGTCGGCGACCGGTCCAGCCGCGAGAGCGTCGAGCTCGACTCTGAAGGTGAAACAAATCTCGTTGAGCCCCCCTTGTGCATTCTGCTTTGCCTTTTGCACACCATCCGGGTACACAGCTCGTGAAAAAAAATCACTAATGCAGCATCTTTTTTCCTCCAAAACACTAATGCAAATCAAAAGTATCTCAATGCTTCGCCCTAAAACGAATCATGTTTTCTATATTGATGGAACAAGAGTTTATACTTTGAGGTGTATAATGTGAATTGATTAATTTTACAAATTTGAATATACATACATCAAAAACATTGTTCATCTGTACGggaaaaaaatgttcatctttttgtAATATGCTTTGATGCCAAAAAAGGGAGAGTGTTGTGGTGCAAAAAGAATAGTATCGTCCCATTTTCTGTTTACAACATTACTTCATATAGACCTATAAAATATTGACCGTTTTGTAATAATTTGTTTATCTACTCCCcttgttcctaaatatttgtctttttagaaattttactacGGATTACATATGAATgtgtatagacataatttagagtgtaagttcactcattttgctacatatgtagttcataattgaatctttaaaaagacaaatatttagaaacggaggggtaGTATACAAGAAAATGTAGTGTTtgttcttgaattttttttaaaaggaataTTGCATAGATCTCGACGATCCATCATGGACAGTTCCGGAGAATTAAGTGACTCTCACCTGATTGAGAATTAGCAAGATTTGATTTTCCTTTTGTTCTCATTGGTGGCTCTAGAAATATAGGCTGATTGCAGGGCTTTCCTCGATTTTGTGTATGTTTCGCTGGCCTGATTCTTTTGTTTTGTAACTAAGAAGAAATTTCGTCATAGCACCTCCATGCTTAGGATTTAGGAATACAACATACATGCAGGGCTTTCATCCTAATTTTGAGTGACTAGTTGACATGGTAACCAACGATTAAGCAACAGCTCCTTCTCCGCTTCAAAACAAGGAGAGTAATGCTACATCTACGTACATGTTTACGTACGTTTACGGGGTAGTCTGATTTGACAATCATTGATTGGATTAAGAGGAGGGTGAGGCCACCCACCCCTAAAAGTCAGGGGGGCATGTTTAGATTAGTTGAAAGGTTTAGTAAACGTAAGTAGGATTTAGTAGATCTAGCATTTTTGAAACAAGGAGGAGCCGAGAAATGGGCATGGCAATCACAAGACGTTGTGTCATAAACCAAAACCTTTTCTCGTGTATAGCTCATGCAGAAATTTGCAACTCTCCACACTGAAGTTCTTGCTGTCCCCAGCAAAATTAGTGAGAGGTTGGGGGGACATGACGAAAGGGTCCCTTGCCCAACACAGTTATATTTGTGTCAACATGATTTTGTTTACGAATGCTCGCAGATCTCCAACACGTCAACACGATTTCCTATGCTTGCTGCAACGTTCACAGCTCAGAATTCAAATTAAAATGCCACTTGCAAGCATATTATTGTTGTTTGACAGATCACTTGTGAAGGCCAAAGAACCAAATACCAACATCGTATCTGCTCCAGTAAACTATTGATGTCTACTAGATCCATCTGGGCAGCTGGCTCTACCTGTCACACCTCACATTCTTCTGTCGGATTTGCACTTTTTGAATCGGATTTACTGTACTTTTGGTGAAACATTCTCGCATCGCATGAGAAATGGAAGTAGATTGCGGGGGTGCAAATAATGAAATTAACTTTGGAAGGGTTTGATGGCGTGAACTGAAGGTTCCAAGAACGACAAGATGCTGGCGGCGCTGCGGGATTGGAAGATCGCGTCGGCGTACGAGACGTTTCCgtgggagaagaagatgaagtcgCTGCTGCCGGTGCCGGAGTCGAGCCGGTTCCTGTCGCTGCTGCTGCTCCCCAAGGCCACGGACGGCACCCACACCCGCTACAACTCGCTGGACGACACCCTCGCCCGCGCCGACGCCTGGCTCGCCTCGTCCCGCGCCTCCGGTGTCCCCGTCGAGCTCGCCAGCGTCCAGACGGAGGCGCTGCTCACCAAGATCTCCGGCGAGACGGCGGTGTCCACGGTGAACATGGGGTCCCTGTCCGACCTGGCCAACATGTCCAACGTGAGCCTGTACGGGTTCGAGGACTACCACGGCGTGGACATCGGCGTGGTGCGCGCGGTGCGGCTGTGGTACGCGCCGTCGGGCCCCGGCGGCGAGATGGCGGTGGAGATCGCGCTGCGGCAGGGGGACACCAGGCTCGGCTTCGCCATCAGCCGGACCGAGGAAGGGTTCATCTACGTGTCGTCGGTGGCGGACGAGAGCACGCCCGGCGTGGCGTCCACGCGGTCGGGGCTGCTCGAGCTGCACCGGGCGGCGAGGCGGGCGGGCAGGCTGCTGGTGGTTTCGAGGGTGGGAGGGGAGAAGGTGCTGCCGTGGCTGGTCTCCACCGCCGGCGACGTCAGGTGCTACGACACCGTGTCGCTGAGCCAGAAGCTCTCGCTGCACCGCCACGCGCTCCGCCCCATCACGCTGCACTTCCTCACGTGGGACGAGGGCGCCCTCGCCCTGCCtccgccgccggcgccggcgccgctgCTCATGCTGTCGTCCGAAGGCGACGAGGAGGAGATCGATGGCGACGGGCCGGAGATCGCGGCCGGCAAGGGCGGCAAGGGCTCGTCCTTTAGGTTCCAGAACATCGGACTACCGGATAGCTGGCTGTGAATGAATCCATGGATGGATTATGAGCGGACCTGCTGCCTGCCATACGTCAGCCGTGTAATACCGATAGTGCATCTCGTTTTGTTGTATTTAGCTTTCTATTATAATTTGCTAAGATGAGAAAAAAAAAACCCCGCCTTTTGAGACAAATCTTTGCTAAGAGCACTAACTCTTGACTGAATGGACAGCTTGACTGAGAGCAATAGATGAATATTGACACTAATAAATCGTTGAATATTGACATATTGTTGTGGGGTGTAACTATGTGAACCAATGTACTCTacatcctccgttcctaaatataaatctttttaaagaAGGTCTCATTAGagaactacatatggatgtaaattcattcattttgtgtcctctagtaaaatctttaaaaagacttatatttagaaatgaaggAAGTAATGATCATGGGGTCATCGAGGCGATAGGGATGTAGGTTCGTGGAACAAATCACTAAGCTCATCCAAGACCTGCTGCACTCATGGTGAAACTAGTGTTGCATTGATTTCTGTTTATTCCATGGTGCAAAGATCATGTTCCTCGTAGAGAACTCGCACCCAAACAATATGCTGAACTGCACATCGGCGTAACACACTTGAAGCTTACGCGTTGATATCAAGTGACATGAAGCATGTGGCTTGTCATGAACACCCACCAATATGATGTGATGCCCTTGATGAGTCAATCGCATCCAGGGCTTGTGCTAGTGAATCCATATAGGACTATGATCCTTCAACCAACATCATCAATAATCATGTCATAACAACCCACAGGAAGCTCTTTCACATCTTGCTGGAAGGTAAAACTCTATGTCCACGAGGACAATTGACCGACCGTTTTAGAAAGGGTCATCTTAGCTCCTCCGGCCACTACATGTGTAGTTGCATCAATGTCTTGAGTTAGATGGAAAGGGGCTATACACATCTAACATGCCCCCcctcctcaaactcatggtggatcaacaacactgagtttggagagaaaaAACTCATGTTCTGCTCGAGTTTGTGCCTTCGTGAAGAAGTCTGCCAATTGTAACTCACAGGGCACAAAGTGAAGAGCGAGAGTCTGATCCTGCACAACAACGCGCACAAAGTGGGCATCCACACCGatgtgcttggtgagctcatgcttcaccgaGTCTTGCGCGATATTGAGAGCACATGTGCTCTCGAACAGTAAGGGAGTCGATGTACTAGCAGGCacaccaaagtcttcaagtaaCCATCGTAACCATATCACCTCAGCCGTCAGCATAGCCATTGCATGCAACTCAACATCGGTACTCGAGCGAGAAACTGCAGTCTGTTTCTTGGTCTTCCAGGCAATAAGAGAGCCACCAAGAAAGACACAGTAAGCAGATAGCGAGCAACGATCAgagggatcactagcccacgtagcatcagaTTAGGCCTGGAGCTCAAGTGAGCTCGAGCGGGGAAAGAAAAGGCGACGAGAGATCGTTCCACAAAGATATCATAGTACATGGAGGAGGTGACTATAGTGGACAGAGGTGGGGGCTGCAACAAACTAAGTAAGAATGCGGACATGATAGGAGATGTCAGGACGCGTAACAACAAAATAGACAAGGCTCCCAAGGAGGTGGCGATAGTGAGTGGGAGTAGGAAGAGGATCACCGTCAGAAGCACGAAGATGAATGTTGAGCTTGATAGGAGTCGCAACAGTGCGCTCATCACCGAGAGCGGAGCGAGCAAGAAGATACTGAATATATTTTTCCTCGGAGATGAAGAAGCCATCACAGGTCGAAGAAATCTCAATCCCAAGAAAATAGGAAAGGGGGCCAAGATCAGACATGAGGAACTGCTCGCGATGGCGGGCCTTAACAGAGGCAATGTAGTCGGAGTCATCACGAGTGATGATCATGTTATCAACATAGAGAAGGAAAAGAGTCCGGCCACGGAAATACGTGTGAACAAACAGTGGAAGGTCATGATCACTGGGAGAGAAGCCCGTGGCAGTCACCACAGAGACGAAATGCTCAAGCCAGGCGCGAGGGGCCTGTTTTAGACCATAGAGGGAGCTTCGAAGTCGGCAGACCATACCATCAGGAGCATGGTACCCCGATGGTGGCGGCGTATAAACCTCCTCGCGCAACTCACCATTGAGAAAAGCGTTCTCGACGTCAAGTTGAGACACAGACCAATGACAAGAAGAAGTCACAACAAGGAGAGTGCGGGCAGCGGTCATGTGGGCTATAGGAGCAAATATCTTATCATAATCGCGTCcttgctcctgctgaaaaccacgagccacaagacgagctttgtagcgctcaagagaaccatcagagcgagTCTTAATCTTATAGACCCACTTGCGGGTGATGAGACGAGCATCAGAAGGAAGGGAAACCAGATCCCATGTGCCATTGCGCTCAAGGACAGCAagctcctctgccatcgcaagcTACCATTCAGGATGAGTCATGGCAGCCCGATAGGAAGTGGGATCAGCCACAACAGAGAGACCATAATGGTTAGGAGAATAGCGATCAGGTGGGGACGAGGCCGAGCACGAAGGCTATGAACCAGGGGAGGCGTGAAGGGAGGCACTCTGGAAGTGAAGGGCACGTCACTAGGATCATCTTCACTATGAGGGCGGCGAGTGTAgtggagaggaaaaggagagatGGATGATGAGGGTGGCTAggaggatggaggagaaggagaaggagagatgGAGGATGAGGGTGGGGAGGAGGACAGAGGGGAAGGTGGTGTCAGTGCTGGATGAGGAAAAGGGGGATGTGCCCGAGGAAGGGGGGACACGAGGCACATAGGAGGGTGTATCGGGGAGAATAAGAAAATAAATATCGTCCACAGAAAAGCTCGAGGAGGAAGGGCGGGGGTAGTAAGGACGAGACTCATCGAAAGTCACACCGCGCGAAATGCGCAACCGACGACCAACAGGATCCTAACAGCGGTAGCCCTTGTGCTCATCACTGTTGCCAAGAAAAACACACTCGACCGACTAAgcagtcagtttggtgcgttctcgTGGGGCCACAAGGACATAGCATACACACCAAAACATACAAAGAGCTGAGTAGTCAGGAGGATGACCAGTGATACACTCCATAAGAATGCCACCCTGCAAGGCAGTCGATGGCTGAatgttgatgagataggtggatgcAGAGACGGACTCAACCCAAAATTCGGTGGAAGGGAAGAGGCGATCATCAACGCACGAGCCATCTCATGTAGATGACAATGCTTGCATTCCGCAATGCCGTTCTGAGTGtgggcaccaggacatgagaaCTGGGCAAGAGTACCCTGTTCCACGAGAAAGGCACGCAACATTTGGGAGATATACTCTCCAACGGAGTCAGCACGAAAAGTACGAGTAGGCATGGAAAACTGggtgtgaaccatggcagcaaatcgTTTGTATATAGAGAGAACCTCGCTACGAGATTTCATAAAGTATAGCCAAGTGTAGTGAGATAAATCATCAATAAATAGAACATAGTAGCGATGGCCACTTTTCGAATCAAAGGGAGCAAGACCCAGACATCAGAATGAACTAAGTCAAAAGGACGTTGAGATACTGACTCACTAGTAGGAT
This region includes:
- the LOC123399599 gene encoding uncharacterized protein LOC123399599, which gives rise to MPSDGALSPAPTGRNNGGKMQKLLKSAFKRGDSPAQAAGEEPELSPSASRGSGSGSGRTSSGRRVGRGDDVGDRSSRESVELDSEGSKNDKMLAALRDWKIASAYETFPWEKKMKSLLPVPESSRFLSLLLLPKATDGTHTRYNSLDDTLARADAWLASSRASGVPVELASVQTEALLTKISGETAVSTVNMGSLSDLANMSNVSLYGFEDYHGVDIGVVRAVRLWYAPSGPGGEMAVEIALRQGDTRLGFAISRTEEGFIYVSSVADESTPGVASTRSGLLELHRAARRAGRLLVVSRVGGEKVLPWLVSTAGDVRCYDTVSLSQKLSLHRHALRPITLHFLTWDEGALALPPPPAPAPLLMLSSEGDEEEIDGDGPEIAAGKGGKGSSFRFQNIGLPDSWL